DNA from Prunus persica cultivar Lovell chromosome G6, Prunus_persica_NCBIv2, whole genome shotgun sequence:
CGGTAGGGCCCGATCCACGATCCTCGTCGTCTTCGCGAGGGTCCGCTTCACGCGCGATGCGCCGCGGACCTCGAGGGTGTAGGCGTCCTTGCAGTTCCAGACGCTGAGGACGGCCCAGGACTCGGGCGGGTCGGCCAGGAACTGATCCGACCCGGGCCAGTTTCCAGCGGTGAAGGTGCCACGTGGCACGGCGAGGAAGGTGCCGAGGGAGAGGCGGTTGTTGAGGACGGCGTCAATGTCGCGGGGGAAGAACTCGGTGGTGGCGAATCGGCGGCGGTAGAGGGACTCGGCGTCGGAGGGAGAGAGCTTGATGACGTGGACGCCGGAGGAAAGCTTGACCCGGTGGGCGAAGACCGGGTTGACGAGGATGGCGGGCGTACGGAACTTGGAGTAGCCGCATTTGTCGGTGAAGAGGTTTATGGAGGGTTTGTTGTCGTTATCTGTGGCCATGTACGAATATTCAGCTCCGTTTTCTCTGAACCACTCCTCCACTCTGTGCACCAGCTTTAACCCTATTCCCATCCTCCTGTAcaagtaattaaaataaataaataactttattacatgaaaaatatcaaaaaataaaaactttaattttattgGGTGTGTGTTGGGTGGGATGATGAAAAGGTGGGTGTGTTGGGATATTATTTACCTGTGAGAAGGAGAGACGCGGAGGCCTAAGATGTAAGCCAGCTTGGTGTAAACCGGGAGCGGCTTGAGTGTGTCGTCGAGTACGTCATCGTTTTTGTTGTGATGGGTAACGTTTTTGCCATTTCTGGAGAGCTTCTTGCCACATGTAACGGTTTTGATGCAACCCCTAATCATTCCCACTACCTGTTTCTCCTCTTGTTCCTCCCCCACCTGCTCAGCCACCTACAAAAATAATCAcatatccaaaacaaaacgaccatcaaatattattattcgtacatacccaaaaataaaaaattgtttttgaaAAGGGAcatcaaaaaatcaaatattaaataaaacccACGTTAATATGGGtgattattatttacttaccAACATGAGATAGGCAGGAGAGTGACGAACTCTACAAATTGGGTCGCCGAGGAGGTCGGTGAAGAGGGAGAGCTCACCGCCGGGACCCACCTCACATCTCCTCTCGACTTCTTCAACCCCTTCACAGTCCTTGCTCGGGTCGAACTCTCTCAACACCACTATATTATTAACCCTCCTGCTATGATCCTCTACCATATTGTAtgtgtgtgtttatatatatatatgtatatatatatatatatcggtTTCCTCTACGTGGGTGTACCTAACAAAACGTCGCGGACTGCTCAGAAAACCCAGCAGAGAACAAAAAGGGTTGGTGTTTTCTTCTGGGTTTGAGGGTGTATATATAAAGGAGGAGGGCTGGGGTTTTTTCAAGGGCGCAACATAGAGTGGAGGAGCGAGTGAGGTGGAGGCATAACGTGAGATGTAAGCAAGAAAAGCTGAGCTGAAGCTtcgaaaatggagaaaatcaAGGAGAGAGAGGGCCTCACAGCTCACGTTTTGCTTCTCAGCACATCATAACAGAACCATATATAGGCCGGAGGCTGAAGCGGGCCCCAGCCAGCTCCAAatcaaaaaccccaaaacccccaaattcttttataaaaatcagaaattaaaaaaacgaAAGGTTGGGGGTAATGGTTGGGATTGGGATGGAACttcttggagagagagagagagagagaggcgttTTAAGGGTGTGCGCTTGTTCGTTCGTCTCCTTTTCTCATTTAGGTGGTGAGTAGATCATCATTGCAGAGATACAGCAAGTGCCCTTCTGCCCCACTTTAAATACCTGATTTTTGggcttttccttttcctctctctctctctctctctctctagaatcCCCCcaccttcttttttattttatttctcttattcattcagttaattttagtgACAAAAACCCAGCAACCTTTATTTAATTCGGTGCTTGCTGCTTGCTTGCTACctattttatgtgttttttcttttatcccTTTTCTCTTCTGTCCCTGTCTATTTAGCTTTTTCACTCTCTTTCCAACACTAGCACTActatacaaataaataataataatgagttTAAGTTAATTATAAATACGCAAAATAGAAATCATAACGAAAAGCAAAGGAAAATACAGGAAATGACGGCTATGGCTGCGCGCAGTCATAGAGtgggtttttattatttttgggttttaatcaTTTACACCGAGGGAGGCGCTCCATCATTACTCCATTTCTAATCATTATCCTTTTAAATTTTAGTCCCCCGCCCCTCTCTTTCCCTATCCATCTATCCATCATGCATGACCATCATCATCGTCATTATACCATTTGA
Protein-coding regions in this window:
- the LOC18771980 gene encoding probable N-acetyltransferase HLS1, giving the protein MVEDHSRRVNNIVVLREFDPSKDCEGVEEVERRCEVGPGGELSLFTDLLGDPICRVRHSPAYLMLVAEQVGEEQEEKQVVGMIRGCIKTVTCGKKLSRNGKNVTHHNKNDDVLDDTLKPLPVYTKLAYILGLRVSPSHRRMGIGLKLVHRVEEWFRENGAEYSYMATDNDNKPSINLFTDKCGYSKFRTPAILVNPVFAHRVKLSSGVHVIKLSPSDAESLYRRRFATTEFFPRDIDAVLNNRLSLGTFLAVPRGTFTAGNWPGSDQFLADPPESWAVLSVWNCKDAYTLEVRGASRVKRTLAKTTRIVDRALPWLRLPSVPELFRPFGFHFLYGLGGSGPRAEKFVKALCDHAHNLAKERGCGVVATEVSSREPLRLGIPHWKRLSCDEDLWCIKRLGEDYSDGSVGDWTKAPPGMSIFVDPREF